The Mastomys coucha isolate ucsf_1 unplaced genomic scaffold, UCSF_Mcou_1 pScaffold20, whole genome shotgun sequence nucleotide sequence AGGTCCCCGTTCCCGCGTCCCGAGTTGCGCTGGGGGGGGGGCGCGGTCCGACTCCTCCCCGCTTCGCCACGGAGTGTCTCCACAATGGCTTCACTTTAGGTAGAGGGCTAGCAGCTTAGGCCGGGGGTCTGGAGAGGATGGTGACCCCCTGGCGCTTGTCTGTCAGGGTCTACTTGTCACACTTAAGATGCTTTGAGTTCAGAAAGGAACTTGGGCTTTCCAGACCCCTGGGATGCTCTCGCAATGCCAGACTATGTTGGTTTCTGCTAGGTACTTTGCCCAAATTCATCTCGGCCCATGGCAGTGTTGGAGAGGGGGCGCCTGGCAGCTTGTGCCAGAGAAAGACTCATTGGAGTGATCTGGCGGAAAATGGACTAGTGGAGAAGGTGGCCCAAGAAGGGCCTCTGGCCCGCGTCTTACTGTGTTTCCGCCTAGGGCTCCGTGCTGGTGTGCTCTTGGCGaaattctttcccctcctcttcttctacccTCTCACCTACCTGGCTCCTGGCCTCTCCACCCTCTGGCTCCATCTGCTTTTCAAAGCTACAGAGACCTCAGGCCCAACATATATCAAATTGGGCCAGTGGGCCAGCACCCGGCGCGATCTCTTTTCAGAGGCGTTCTGTGCCCAGTTCTCCAAGCTGCATGTCCAGGTGACCCCCCACCCTTGGGCAAGGACGGAATACTTACTCCAGCAGGCATTTGGGGAGGATTGGGGCAGCCTCCTCTTTTTTGAAACCCGGAAACCTGTGGGTTCAGGTTGTGTGGCCCAAGTGTACAAAGCGTTCGCTAGTATTTCCTTGCTGGAGAAAGACAGAATCTGGAGACTTGGGGAGCTCTCTGCCCCAGGAACCAGGGCTGTCGGGATGCAGAGAGAGCCCTTTATGAAAGACTGGAAGCCTTCAGAAAACCTTGCCGACGAAGCATTTCTAGAAAAGCTGCTTTTCTCCAAAGCTGACCTTCGTAGGTCAGAAGTGGGTGTACCTCAGGCTCCTGGCCATCTACCTAAGTCAGATCACCTCATCCCAGTGGCAGTGAAAGTAAGTGCTCTCACTAGTGCTGGCCCTAGTGCTTCCTGTCTACCCCAGATCAGAAACAGACCCTGGTGAGAGTCACATTGCTTTCCCTTCAAAGACTGAGTATTCCTTCTCCAAAAACGCTTGGGAATGGAAGTGTTTTGGCTTTCATTCACATGGTTCTGGATTGTAGAGTATTTGTATATCTTCGATGAGATAGCCTGGGATAGGACTCAAGTCTGAACATGAAACATGGAATTCATTTATgttacacacacactccacaacTTATACATGTAGACTACAAGGCATTTCATGCCATACTTTTAGTGCACTTCTGTAATGACGTTCCATCACCTGAGATCAGGTTTGGAATTTTTCACTTGTCAGTCCTTAACTGGGTCAGAGTTTGAAGCATTTTGAGTTTGGATTAGGACTGCTCCACCTTTATGCTTGTTAGCTCAGCCAATACCTGTTAAATTCaagctatttatttttctcctccaactcgtcttcttcttcttcttcttcttcttcttcttcttcttcttcttcttcttcttcttcttcttcttcttcttcttcttcttctccttctgtagTGAGGATAGctcatttgttcttttcttttttctttttctttccccctcctcctcctcttcttcctccttttcttcctctttttttttttttgaggtggatTTATACTATGGCTATATACTAATATACTATATActgtatactatatactataccttggctgtcctggagcttactatgtagaccaggctggcctcaaatctacagagatctgcctgcctctgcctcctgagttctgggattcaaggtgtatTCCTCCACGATAGGCTCtgatttcacttctttttttttttttttttccccgagacagggtttctctgagtagccctggctgtcctggaactcactctgttagaccaggctggcctcgaactcagaaatccacctgcctctgcctcctaagtgctgggattaaaggcgtgcgccgccaccactgcccctgaTTTCACTTCTTGACTTCAGGGAGCTGTGGTGTGAATAGTgtgaaggagggaaaaaaagagttgGGTTTTGCTACTTGTGGGGAGGAGGGTCCACCACCACCCAAAAGCATCAAGGGTATTGGGTTACTTCCCTTTGTTTTGATGAGAAGCACTCTGGCTGTTTTAAAGGTGGGCACCTGTCCTGGCTAGGTAAGATGTTTCCTCCTGACCCCCTGTCTTGTCTCATGGTCCTTTCTGGCAGGTGTTACACCCAGGCTTGCTCTCTCAGGTGTACATGGATCTACTGCTGATGAAGATTGGCAGCAAAGCCCTGGGGCTTTTACCAGGAGTCAAATGGCTTAGCTTGCCTGAGATCGTGGACGAATTTGAGAAGCTCATGGTCCATCAGGTGAATCCTTCTCTCAGCTGTAAATAGCACCTAACATAGTTCTTGCCATTAACAGTTGCTTATGAACCAGGTGAATGATGCGTGAGTAGGTAGTTTCCCAGTATATCACGCAGACCATGATCTATTAGTCAAGGTGGGTAATGCTAGTGGACGAAACAAGAAATAGTCCAGTCCACCAACATCATGTCGCTAGGCTATTTCTTGCTTATATTCAGGTAACTTGAGGGGAGAGGGGAGCTCTACTTTGAAGTAGTATTAGGACCCATTTTCTTTGCAAGACTGGCACTGCCATTACAACTGGGAAAACAGAGCCTGTGCTGCCCGTCACTACAAGGCCAATGAATAGATACAAAAATTGAACCGTACATTTTTTTgttgtacattttgtttttgtgtgggtATATGGTGACAGGTAGGCATGGTCATGCCATGGCATGAGTATGTAAGTCAAAGGCCACctttgaggagtcagttctcccatGGTGTGGGGCCCTTGAGGCTGGGACTCCCATGGCACCAAGTGTTTATACCCAGTGAGCCTAGAATTTTACTGGCCTAGAATTGAATCTTTAAGTTTTTACTGAGAGAGCCTGTGGTTTGAAAAGATAATAGATTTGATATTCTTTTACATCAGTCAAGACCTTCCTTACATATTTTCGTCAGTTAGCAGGCTCTGTGGGGAAGCAGTCATCTCCCTGGAGCTCAGTCTTGCCTCTCTGGTCAGCCCGTCGGCTGTAGTTTTGAGGCTTGTGCCTCTCTGGCCTTGCactctttcttcattctctggaTATGTGGGTTTGGGCAGTTCTAGAAACACCAAGTCTATTTAGTGTCCAGTTATCAACCTTGTACTTCTCCACGGCATCTGAGCCAAGGTAGAGAGAGCACAGCGTCTCTTAGTATTATGCACCTGTTAAGCTATTAATAACAGGGACAGCTGGaaagtggtagcacacacctttaatcccagcacttgggaggcagaggcaggtggatttctgagttcgaggccagcctggtctacagagtgagttccaggacagccagggctacaaagaaaaaccctttctcaaaacaaaaaacaaacaaacaaacaaatatatatatattgatacagAATAAAACTGCTCTAATTCATCTCCTATTACCTTCTCCAACATAGTCAGTTTGAAATGGAGATGACATGGAAGATGTAAGAGATTTTTATGGATAGGCCAGGAAGTGAGAAATATCTCTTCCTTCCAGTCTACTGAGCAGATTTCCCAGAGTCCTTGGGAAATACAGTTTCCCTTTGTGCTTGCAGGCAAAGTGAAACTAAATGGATCATATTAACTCTGCCACCTTCAGTGGATGACCTCCGAGACAAAAGactcatttctattttcagaGCTAATTGAGTAGACAAGGACCTCCTCCCTGTTGGAGACCTTTGGGGGCATTTGTATAAGTAGCCAGACTTGGTAAACTAAGTTGGAGGTATCTGGGCCTTCACATGAGCATACAGGTCTTTGTTGAGTGACTTAGGTATGGGTAGGGTTTCAGAAGCTATGTACTGTCTTCATTTAGAGCCTCTGATTGAAGCTAAGAAGCTTCAATCATTTTCAGCTTCTAGGCACttattttaatgtttagaaaGTATTTGGGTACCTGGTATGGCTCaggcctataatcacagcacccaggaggcagaggcagaggcagaggcagaggcagaggcagagaggggcagaggggcagagaggggcagaggggcagaggggcagagaggggcagagagagaggcagagagaggcagagaggggcagagagagaggggcagagaggcagaggcagaggcaggagagagtcAGGGAGAGTTAGGAGGAGAGTCAGGGAGGACagtcagggagaggagaggagaggcagggagaggagaggagaggcagagagaggagaggcaaaggcagagagaggagaggcagaggcagagagacagagagaggagaggcagaggcagagagaggcaggcagaggcagagagagagaggagaggcagagagagagaggagagaggcagagaggcaggcagatgtctgtgaattCAAGTCCATCCTCATACAAATGAGTTCCAGGTCCTGATTCAAAAAACAGAAATGGACAGTAAAGTATCTGGAcaatacaataaagaaaatatttgggcTATTGGAATAAGTAGCACAACAGGAAATTTTTGCCTACGGTTCTGAAGACCAAGCCTGGGGCCAAGAGAGATTCTGGTTCATGGAAGTCTTCACATGGTAGAAGGCCTAGCATCTCAGGCCTCTTGTATAAGGACATTACAGAACTCTACTCAAGACCTAGTCACTCTCTGCAAAATCCTAATGGTTATACCATATCCTTGGAAGTTAGGATTTGAACATAGGGGTTTGTGGGGAATGGGAGGTGTATGTGGAGGGGTAGTATGGTATTCAGACCAGAGTAGAGAGCTTGGTTTCTGTCCTGGAGTGTAGTAAGTTTGATAAAAGAGATTACAGAGAAAGTAGATTCTAGTCAAGCCACTATCTCTTTACTTTGACTCTTGGCTTCACCTCCCAGCTGAACTTCAGCTTGCATTAAAAGCCTGAAAGACATCAGGGTCCCATGGCTTGAAACTCTCATCTCTATATTTTACccatttgtatattttgtttttggttttggttttttttttttttttNNNNNNNNNNNNNNNNNNNNNNNNNNNNNNNNNNNNNNNNNNNNNNNNNNNNNNNNNNNNNNNNNNNNNNNNNNNNNNNNNNNNNNNNNNNNNNNNNNNNNNNNNNNNNNNNNNNNNNNNNNNNNNNNNNNNNNNNNNNNNNNNNNNNNNNNNNNNNNNNNNNNNNNNNNNNNNNNNNNNNNNNNNNNNNNNNNNNNNNNNNNNNNNNNNNNNNNNtagaccaggctggcctcgaactcagaaatccacctgcctctgcctcccaagtgctgggattaaaaaagtgcgccaccactgcctagttaCCCATTTGTCTTAAACTAGCCTTTCCTGCTAGCTCTGACCCCCAACAGCCCCAGCACATGATaggctaggtgtgtgtgtgtctgagttctCTCTCTGTTCATTTGTATAGTCATGCCATAGTTATTACAAACTCTCAGGGTCGAGGAGTGTCAAGTCAGGCTGTTCGGGTGTCCAGCACTCTGTAAGACTTGAGTGAGGCTGGAGTTTGGGATGGTAGAGCAGGCGTGGAGGGTGGGGGAGTGGTGTCACCAAAGGAGGATGATCTAGAGAGGAGCAGGAGCCAGATTGGCACCCACCTGAATGTCATTCTAAAGAACGTcaatttcagggctggagaggtggctcagtgcacTCTTGCAGACAACTACCCACAagtacatgatggctcacaacattctgtatctccagttccaaggcCACTTTTGACTTCCACGGGCAGCaggcatacatatggtacacatatatatttgcacacaGAACACTTACACACTTATACAcctaaagtaaaaattttaaaaatctttaaataatgtGGATATCATCATTCACATGGCATGGATAGTCAAACAGATTAGGAGAAAGGTTGGGAAATTCAGTAACATAAAAATGGAGTTGGGCATTCAGCTGTAGCAGTTGGTCCAGTAGGTGGAGGGTAAGGCTGTACCATGTGGAAGTGGCTTTAGCATACTGATCAGAATGGAAGAAGAGGGTAACAGGGATAGAATAGCTGGGCACTGGGCCACTAAAGAGGGCAATGAGGTCAGATCTTGGGAAATGGGGCAGGGCATCCTTTGGCTGGTGTGAAGGGGACCCACATCCTATCAGAAGGTCTGACATCTGGCTTAGAGGAGTTCGTGTGCACAGTGGACATTAGCGCCTTGTGTGGTAGCTTTGAGCTGGCTGGTGTGTCTTCTCTGAGGTTCCTTGTATTCTGTAGTGGCCAGGGAAGCTGGTGCGGAAGGAAGTCCACCTGGTCCTCCTGGCATCTTAGAAGTCCTCCTTGTGTTTATTCTAACTCTCATCTTTCTGCACTGTCCCTGCAGATAGACCTGCGCTATGAAGCTCAGAATCTAGAACACTTTCAGCACAACTTTCAGGACATGACATCTGTGAAATTCCCCACCCCGCTGCACCCCCTCATCACTAGGGATATACTGGTGGAAACATATGAAGTAAGAACCTGCATCTGCTTGTTAGTCGTAACTGTCCATTCCCACAGAGGCTTCAGGTGGAGAGATGTGATTCTTGCTGGTAAAAGTGGGAGGAGGTTGGGAATGGTAGAGGGTTTGTCctgcatgtgcaaggccctggatcCATTATCAGCACTGCAAAAAACCAATTTACTATACACCCAAAGCCTGGGAGGAGCAGAAGAGGGGGTGGAGTGAGCTGGTCTTGAGAGCTGCAGGCAGCCTCAGGCTGAAGCCTCAGAGTGAAAACCTGCTCTGCTGTTTTATTAGCTGGTGACCTCATGGTGCTGTCCCAGGAGTAAGTGACACATTGAAAACACATTTGACCCAGAGAAAGCGCATTTACCTTAGCTGTCCTCTAGACTGTCTTATTAGTAAATGGTAATGTGATGTCCGGGGACGTGTTTCCTAGCTGTGTAACTCTGGGCCTGTTCTTAGACTCTCTGGGTTGTTATGCTCCATCTCAGTGGGTTGTCTTGATGCCTGAGCAGACTGCTGATTTGCTGGTGGCCTGTTCTTCTCActgccctttcccttcccctgcGTTAGCCCCAGCTCACGTCTCTGTTggattattattttcttgttttatttagttttgaaacagtttcataacatcccaggttggcctccaattTTCTCTGTAGCCAACAGTGACCTTAAactcctgtccttcctccctctgctgctgcctcccagggGCTGGGGCTACAGGCTTGCATTACCAGGCGCAGCTCCTGGCTGACTAGCAGCACCTGCTCCTGTCTTttcccagggcctcacacatctCTTTCCTCTTAGTAGCAGAGTTGGTGGCTGCCAACCCTTGGGCATTTCTTTTGAGAAGCATATGAAGGAAATATAAATAGATTAAAACCAGTGTGTGAGTAACAAATAGGAAGACAGCACAGATGTATGACCCAGCCAGGGGAGAAGGCGGGGCGGCCATCTGGATGAAGATCTCTCCCTGCTGTCTTTTAGGAGAGTGTTCCAGTGTCCAGCTACCAGCAGGCTGGGATTCCCACCGATCTGAAGAAGAAGATTGCACAGCTAGGGATCAACATGCTTTTgaagatggtgagcagggggtgctGTCTGGGTGGCAAGGCTCAGTACATGGCCAGATTGCATAAGAGAAGGTGTGAAGATCTATCTGGGTCCTGAGGCTCAGTACACAGGTGGAGTGTTTAAGGGAAAGTGCAAGGGCCAGCCAAGCAGAGAGCTGAGTGGGGCCCCTCCCCAGAGGCTTCTGTGACCCCCAGCTCATGCTGAGTCCTTACTCTGATGTGCATTCTGTGTGCTGTGGAAAGAGCGGTAAGCACGCAGTTTAGACATGGTGCTGCATGTTAGATACTGTTTTGTTCATTCTTCCAGTACTTATGGAGTACCTGCTGTGTGCTAAGTGCTGAATTAAGTGTTAGACAGACCTGACCCCGGTGTTCACTGGGTCAACTATCCGGGAAGAAGCACATGGCATCAAGGGCCAGTGCCTGAAGATTAGCTTGAAGGGACCTTGTTTGGACTCATGGTTTCGTTCAGGAAGTAGCTCCATGTCAGCCGGCGTGTGGAGGCTGTGTCAACCATGGTAAGACAAGTGGTGGAACTTGTCTAGTGACAACAGCCTGTGCCCAGGGTGTGATGCAGTAGGAGATGTGAAGGTGTATTATGCAGAATGTCCCAGGGGGTCAGGACTTTAATTGTAGGCAAGTGGCTCATTTGAGTTCTCTTCCCTTAAAAGGATTACATTATTACAATATTtgcaaaaatgtgtgtgtgtgtgtccaaactGATATTAAGTTGAGACAGCTTCATTCTGTATAGCTTAGATTGATTTGAAACTTATTAtagagcccaggctgacctcaaagtcacattaatcctcctgcctcaactgggATCACAGTACTTTGGAACTCCTAAATCTAGTTTCTCTACCTCtccaatgctaggattacaggggcTGTGGCCTAAGGACAATGCCATGCTTGCGATTATAGGATTGTGGCTTGAGTGTACTGACACACTGGTCTGATGTTGACTCTGTAATATATTTGGGCCTCCTCATCTTAGAAGCCCTCAGAGAGCTTTTCTCATTCCTGCACGTCAGGACGAGGGGGGATGAGTAGCAGGCATCCCAAGGATTTCTGTCTTCCATAAGGCTGCAGCAGGGTATCTGCTGCACCTTGAACCACCAGGAAATACCTGCTTAGTGGTCAGAGCTGGGTCTGGGATATGTCTTGGACCAGGTATGTAAAAGAAGGCTATGGATGCTCCCAAACACTCAGGGCACATAGGATAGCACTTGGCACCCAACAATGAAATGAGAAGCTTGCTGATAGAGGGCAGGGAAAGGGAGTGGAGAGGCATTCAGAGCTTTCTTGCCTAGTGAATCAAGAATTGAGGTTGTCTACCAATGGGATGAGATACAGAGGAAAAGGGAGGTTTGAAATTGCTGCTTCGGTTCTGAGAAGGAAGTCAGGGGGTTTGGAAGGGCTGCCTGGTGTTCTTGTTTAAGTCACATTGTCACTTCAGGCATTGGAGGCACATTTGAGCTATCTGATCTACCCAGGTGGTTTGGATCTAGTATTATCTAAATCCAGATGTTAGTTCTGTTACCTACTACCTGGGGACAGGGAAGGACAGCTGGGGCAGGACTCTGAATCTCTGTccttataattctagcacttgagaggtagagacaggaggatctatCAGAAGTTGAGGGCCAGGCTGGGTgacacgagaccctgtctcataaaattaAAACCCTAACCAATTGGAATCAAAATTTTCTGCTGAAATTCTTGTTTGAGAGCATCGAGTAGCAAGGGCTTTGTGAAATGCCCCCTGTCCCCTAAAACTTTTTCTGCAGGTATCCCAGTGATGCTAGGCTGGGTGGGTTGACACAGACCTGAATGGTACAGTCTCTTCCAGATATTTGTGGATAACTTTGTGCACGGAGACCTACACCCTGGAAACATACTGGTCCAGGGTGCTGATGGAGTGTCCCCAAGCCTGGAGATGCAACAGCAGCAGGTGAATGACACACTGATGGCTACCATAGCGCCTGCCCTGTGCCCACTGCGCCTGGTGCTGCTGGATGCTGGCATTGTGGCAAAATTGCAGGCTTCTGACCTGAGGAATTTCCGGGCAGTTTTCCAGGCTGTAGTGATGGGGCAGGTAAGACCACTGGCTTTTAGGCTCTTGGGAACTGAATGTTTTGCTCCTCATCCTGTGTCACTGGTGAAAGCCCACCATTGCCAGAATGCTATGGTTAGATCTGAGTGGACAGGTGTGGGCATCGACAgtctgctggccctcaggcttggcagcgtAAGGTTGGAACCCTTAGATGATTTGTCATAGCAAGGAGGAAGGTGagaaaacacttcttttttttttttttggttttttgagacagggtttctctgtgtagccctggctgtcctggaactcactctgtagaccaggctggcctcgaactcagaaatccgcctgcctctgcctcccaagtgctgggattaaaggtgtgcgccaccactgcccagcgagaaaACACTTCTGACTACACAGTATAGaatttttctgtgataaaacTCTGGGAAAAAAgaggaccttttttttttgagacaggatcttactttttttaaaaaaagatttagccgggcggtggtggcgcacgcctttaatcccagcacttgggaggcagaggcaggcggatttctgagttcgaggccagcctggtctacagagtgagttccaggacagccagggctatacagagaaaccctgtcttgaaaaaccaaaaaaaaaaaaaaaaaaaagatttatttatttattatatgtgagtacactgtagctgtcttcagatctcattacagatggttgtgagccaccatgtggttgttgggatttgtactcaggacctctggaagagcagtcagtgctcttaactgctgagccatctctccagcccaggatctTACTtttaactcatagagatccacctgcctctgccttggagcactggaattaaagatgtgctccaCTACTCACAGGTAGagagctattttctttttaaaaagcaggattCAGGGACGTTCCTGCTTGGCTTTTTGAAGGAACCaactaaagctgtagcctgaagCCAGTTTGAATGTGCCTCCTGCTTGAGCAATGGGATGCAGTATGTGAGGGGACCACCAGGGGAGGGCTGTGGAGACTGTGTTCCAGGAGACAGTGGGTACTTTGGTTGGAGGGGATCAGGGATCTGGAGAAAGGTCTGTGTCACTGGGACCAGGACAGCTCAGCCCCTCCAGTCTAGCTGGTAGGGCCTGGTGGCTCCAACTGGGCCAGTGGTCACCATGGTCATGGAAGGATCCCATGTGGCCCAAGAGGGAGATATCTGCATCACCGTCTTAGCAGCATCCTTAAAGTCTTAAAAGAGCCTAGTGGATGGTAGCAGCTGAAAGGGATTGGGGCATGAGAACTGGGCTGTAGAAGAACCAGGCGGAAGCAACTGAGAGATAAGAGCATGCAGTGTGCTCACTCTGCTCTACAAAGCCACTCTCCTTTGCACCTTCCAGGGCCACAGAGTGGCTGAGCTTATGCTGCATCATGCTCAGGCCAACGAGTGCAAGGATGTGGAAAGGTTCAAGGCTGAGATGGCTACACTGGTGACTCAGGCCAGGAAGAACATCGTCACACTGGAAAAGGTAGAGAGGCTGTGTGATTGGTCAGAGCCATGCTTAAGAAGGAGTGATGGAGAGGTGGGGGATGCCCTTTGTGGAGAGTTTGCAAGGAAGTAtgcttttgtatgtttgttttgtttttttgtttttcctgaggtagggtttctttgagtagtcctggttgtcttggaactcaatctgttggacaggctggcctcaaactcaagagatctgcctgcctgtgcctttccaagtgctgggattaaaggcctgaccACTATTACCCAGTTGGAGGTAGGGTTTTTAGTGTAggtaaaaaccaaccaacctaccaaccaacagAACCCCAAACTTTGCTTGTTCTCATCTCTTCCAAGAAGCTCAAGGGGCCAACTGAAGTCACAAACTTCTTGCTGGTAGAACCCTTGCTTTACTCTGGGAATAGCTATTGTGGAGACACCTGAACAAGCAGGGCAGCAGCATCCCAAAGACGTGCCATAAGCCTATGTCCCTTGTTTGGTCTCCCTAGAGTCTGTGATGTACTCACCTTCAGTTAACTCGACTGTCTCTGCCAAGTAGATGGCCTATATTAGCAGGACTGGCTATGCACAGAGTAGACACGGCTGCTGCTGATCTGGCTTATTCAGATGGTTGCAAATCACATGCACATCCACGTGTACACTCAGGAATGcaggcacatgtgcatacaccagGCAAGCCTCTGTCCCTGCTACCTCGATACACCCTACTCTGTTTCCTTACAGAAGTCAGAGTGTGGCCAGGGTTGGGGAGAAGTGTGGGGTGGACATGGCTCTGAGCTTTCCTCTGCAGGCATCTGTGACTTGAAACTTGAGGTGGGAGTGGGCTTTATTGGTAAACTCCTTTTTGATGTTTGTTGGgtagtgtgtgcacacacttgtgaGTGTAGCAGTGTGGAGTGGTAAGCTTCAAATGCCAGGA carries:
- the Adck2 gene encoding uncharacterized aarF domain-containing protein kinase 2 isoform X2; this translates as MVTPWRLSVRVYLSHLRCFEFRKELGLSRPLGCSRNARLCWFLLGTLPKFISAHGSVGEGAPGSLCQRKTHWSDLAENGLVEKVAQEGPLARVLLCFRLGLRAGVLLAKFFPLLFFYPLTYLAPGLSTLWLHLLFKATETSGPTYIKLGQWASTRRDLFSEAFCAQFSKLHVQVTPHPWARTEYLLQQAFGEDWGSLLFFETRKPVGSGCVAQVYKAFASISLLEKDRIWRLGELSAPGTRAVGMQREPFMKDWKPSENLADEAFLEKLLFSKADLRRSEVGVPQAPGHLPKSDHLIPVAVKVYMDLLLMKIGSKALGLLPGVKWLSLPEIVDEFEKLMVHQIDLRYEAQNLEHFQHNFQDMTSVKFPTPLHPLITRDILVETYEESVPVSSYQQAGIPTDLKKKIAQLGINMLLKMIFVDNFVHGDLHPGNILVQGADGVSPSLEMQQQQVNDTLMATIAPALCPLRLVLLDAGIVAKLQASDLRNFRAVFQAVVMGQGHRVAELMLHHAQANECKDVERFKAEMATLVTQARKNIVTLEKLHVSSLLSSVFKLLMTHKVKLESNFASIVVAIMVLEGLGRSLDPTLDILEAARPFLLKGTSCFL
- the Adck2 gene encoding uncharacterized aarF domain-containing protein kinase 2 isoform X1 encodes the protein MVTPWRLSVRVYLSHLRCFEFRKELGLSRPLGCSRNARLCWFLLGTLPKFISAHGSVGEGAPGSLCQRKTHWSDLAENGLVEKVAQEGPLARVLLCFRLGLRAGVLLAKFFPLLFFYPLTYLAPGLSTLWLHLLFKATETSGPTYIKLGQWASTRRDLFSEAFCAQFSKLHVQVTPHPWARTEYLLQQAFGEDWGSLLFFETRKPVGSGCVAQVYKAFASISLLEKDRIWRLGELSAPGTRAVGMQREPFMKDWKPSENLADEAFLEKLLFSKADLRRSEVGVPQAPGHLPKSDHLIPVAVKVLHPGLLSQVYMDLLLMKIGSKALGLLPGVKWLSLPEIVDEFEKLMVHQIDLRYEAQNLEHFQHNFQDMTSVKFPTPLHPLITRDILVETYEESVPVSSYQQAGIPTDLKKKIAQLGINMLLKMIFVDNFVHGDLHPGNILVQGADGVSPSLEMQQQQVNDTLMATIAPALCPLRLVLLDAGIVAKLQASDLRNFRAVFQAVVMGQGHRVAELMLHHAQANECKDVERFKAEMATLVTQARKNIVTLEKLHVSSLLSSVFKLLMTHKVKLESNFASIVVAIMVLEGLGRSLDPTLDILEAARPFLLKGTSCFL
- the Adck2 gene encoding uncharacterized aarF domain-containing protein kinase 2 isoform X3, which translates into the protein MVTPWRLSVRVYLSHLRCFEFRKELGLSRPLGCSRNARLCWFLLGTLPKFISAHGSVGEGAPGSLCQRKTHWSDLAENGLVEKVAQEGPLARVLLCFRLGLRAGVLLAKFFPLLFFYPLTYLAPGLSTLWLHLLFKATETSGPTYIKLGQWASTRRDLFSEAFCAQFSKLHVQVTPHPWARTEYLLQQAFGEDWGSLLFFETRKPVGSGCVAQVYKAFASISLLEKDRIWRLGELSAPGTRAVGMQREPFMKDWKPSENLADEAFLEKLLFSKADLRRSEVGVPQAPGHLPKSDHLIPVAVKVLHPGLLSQVYMDLLLMKIGSKALGLLPGVKWLSLPEIVDEFEKLMVHQIDLRYEAQNLEHFQHNFQDMTSVKFPTPLHPLITRDILVETYEESVPVSSYQQAGIPTDLKKKIAQLGINMLLKMIFVDNFVHGDLHPGNILVQGADGVSPSLEMQQQQGHRVAELMLHHAQANECKDVERFKAEMATLVTQARKNIVTLEKLHVSSLLSSVFKLLMTHKVKLESNFASIVVAIMVLEGLGRSLDPTLDILEAARPFLLKGTSCFL